From the genome of Gracilibacillus salitolerans, one region includes:
- a CDS encoding energy-coupling factor transporter transmembrane component T family protein produces MEYTRKLADKLSVEQVKIELLNTAYGNGDTFLAKLDPRTLFIWYVFFGIIPWFIHDIRVLIGMCLFMIVTTYMAKISPLIIFILCLGLLGQGGYLLVVSLFFGGNWSTMLPLLVLTVKLSTISLASITVFCSMNPDKLSDGLLKVKVPGQVSFSIAYGYRMLPTLLEEYHHVFQSFRLRGKAPEKHGFLYIRSIIYFVKIAMLSFYPLLLSTAKRARTTVEALETKGSMYGFNHLEVKKLKLASLKMKRQDYLFLIGSGIYVIGLFILL; encoded by the coding sequence ATGGAGTATACGCGTAAACTTGCCGATAAGTTATCGGTAGAACAAGTGAAAATTGAATTGCTCAATACGGCATATGGTAACGGGGATACTTTCTTGGCAAAGTTGGATCCGAGAACATTATTTATATGGTACGTGTTCTTTGGTATCATACCATGGTTTATTCATGATATTCGTGTATTGATCGGTATGTGTTTGTTTATGATTGTTACCACGTATATGGCAAAAATAAGTCCATTAATTATTTTTATATTATGTTTAGGCTTGTTAGGACAAGGTGGATACCTTCTAGTTGTTTCTTTGTTTTTTGGCGGTAATTGGTCAACGATGCTACCGTTGCTTGTCTTAACCGTCAAATTATCGACTATTTCTCTAGCAAGTATTACAGTGTTTTGTTCCATGAACCCAGATAAATTGAGTGATGGTTTACTCAAAGTTAAAGTGCCAGGACAGGTTTCTTTCAGTATTGCCTATGGATACCGTATGTTACCGACATTGTTAGAGGAATATCATCATGTGTTTCAGTCGTTTCGTTTGCGTGGGAAAGCTCCTGAAAAACATGGTTTCTTATATATTCGTTCGATTATTTATTTTGTCAAGATTGCCATGCTTTCTTTTTATCCATTATTGTTGTCAACGGCTAAAAGAGCACGAACAACAGTAGAGGCATTAGAAACAAAAGGAAGTATGTACGGTTTTAATCACCTGGAAGTAAAGAAATTGAAATTAGCATCGTTAAAAATGAAACGACAGGATTACTTATTCTTGATTGGTTCAGGAATCTATGTAATTGGATTATTTATATTGTTATAG
- a CDS encoding MurR/RpiR family transcriptional regulator, whose product MLPFSIEKEQLTPSQMKIANYISKHLQQVLLSTETEIAHEVGVSIATVSRFWSIIGYQNLKDFKKQMKKKLEVSPAGKIKRVPAHPSYYLTLEKSLSLLQETFDNMDQTRFQQALDLLNRAKHVYIFASGPSKGLGALLVYRMRRFGISVHLIEHHGNELLEELIHFKSEDVIIVFAFGRLLPEAKVILDYQREVHFQTIMITDQLVADFTSLSTITLFASRGDANEFHSMVAPTILVENLILGLSVKEHDTNIQRLEHLSKLRKKYDKELPR is encoded by the coding sequence ATGCTGCCATTTTCCATTGAAAAAGAACAATTAACACCAAGCCAAATGAAAATAGCGAATTACATTTCTAAGCATCTCCAGCAAGTATTACTCTCTACAGAGACGGAAATAGCACATGAGGTTGGAGTAAGTATTGCTACTGTTTCCCGCTTCTGGTCTATCATTGGCTATCAAAATTTAAAAGATTTCAAAAAACAGATGAAGAAGAAGTTAGAAGTATCTCCCGCCGGTAAGATCAAACGAGTACCAGCTCACCCATCTTATTATCTAACATTAGAAAAAAGCCTTTCACTTCTGCAAGAAACATTTGATAATATGGATCAAACACGCTTTCAACAAGCACTCGACCTGCTCAATCGGGCGAAACATGTATACATATTTGCCAGTGGTCCATCAAAAGGACTAGGTGCATTACTCGTTTATCGAATGAGACGCTTCGGGATATCGGTTCACTTAATAGAACATCATGGAAATGAACTGTTAGAAGAACTTATTCATTTCAAAAGCGAGGATGTCATTATCGTATTTGCTTTTGGAAGGTTATTACCTGAGGCAAAAGTCATTTTGGACTACCAACGAGAAGTCCATTTTCAAACGATTATGATTACTGATCAACTAGTAGCAGATTTCACATCGCTATCCACTATTACTTTATTTGCTAGCAGAGGAGATGCTAACGAGTTCCATTCGATGGTGGCACCAACTATTTTAGTAGAAAACCTGATACTAGGTTTAAGTGTAAAAGAACATGATACAAACATTCAAAGGCTCGAACACTTATCAAAGTTAAGAAAAAAGTATGATAAAGAACTCCCTCGTTAG
- a CDS encoding spore germination protein — MRRQKVRKQSDVISLDIMENQKQLDKQFTNCSDLKLFHWQYGPQLKHKAFSVFFHTMVQQKELNYMKESMQDLVTHEIGPAEEVNLEDVIRFFRQNGISSQNAKVVKSFNEVISDILSGHVVIFFHGWDQALSYSQAKQVNVREVSEPTGESVVKGPHEGTVEQLDRNIGLLRTRLQNSHFKIEQFKAGGTTQTEIAYGYLDGVVDEGTLAEFKQRLKRAKKEDILETSYIEELIEDANYSPLPQHRYTERPDTAIAAVLEGKIIVLVQGTGTILICPGLFTEFFQASEDYYHRVIFSTFIRLIRIVAFFLALTLPSIFIALTTFHPELIPTNLLMAILDTREGIPFPAFLEIVLMIFFFELLREAGIRLPKTIGSAVSIVGALIIGEAAINANIASPAVVILVALTGIASFAIPQYSIAIGIRLMQIPLMILSAVLGGFGIMIGFILIMLHITSLRSLGQPYFSPLTPLRPRQILDVLIRAPLKILQGSPRKRDRRNI, encoded by the coding sequence GTGAGACGCCAAAAAGTGAGAAAACAATCTGATGTAATATCATTAGATATAATGGAAAATCAAAAGCAATTAGATAAACAGTTTACAAATTGTTCTGACTTGAAACTTTTTCATTGGCAATACGGACCTCAACTTAAACATAAAGCTTTTTCTGTATTTTTTCATACAATGGTGCAGCAAAAAGAGCTCAATTATATGAAAGAATCCATGCAGGATCTAGTAACACACGAAATTGGACCAGCAGAAGAAGTGAATTTGGAAGACGTGATCCGTTTCTTTAGGCAAAATGGTATCTCTTCACAGAACGCAAAAGTTGTAAAAAGCTTTAATGAAGTAATAAGTGATATATTAAGTGGACACGTTGTTATTTTTTTTCATGGTTGGGATCAAGCGTTGTCTTATTCCCAAGCAAAACAAGTCAATGTCAGAGAAGTATCAGAGCCTACCGGAGAATCAGTGGTAAAAGGGCCTCATGAGGGAACAGTTGAACAATTAGATCGAAATATCGGGCTTTTGAGAACTCGTTTACAAAATTCTCATTTTAAGATAGAACAATTTAAAGCAGGGGGAACTACGCAAACAGAAATCGCGTATGGATACTTGGATGGCGTTGTGGATGAAGGTACATTAGCAGAATTTAAACAAAGACTAAAACGTGCTAAAAAAGAGGACATTTTAGAAACTAGTTATATTGAAGAATTGATTGAAGATGCTAATTATTCCCCTCTACCACAACACCGATATACAGAGAGGCCAGACACAGCAATCGCCGCTGTTTTAGAAGGGAAAATTATCGTATTGGTACAAGGAACAGGGACTATCTTAATCTGCCCCGGACTTTTTACAGAATTTTTTCAAGCGAGTGAGGACTATTACCATAGAGTAATATTTTCTACCTTTATTCGGCTTATTAGAATAGTTGCCTTTTTTTTAGCATTGACGCTGCCAAGTATTTTCATAGCCTTAACAACCTTTCATCCAGAATTAATTCCAACAAACCTGTTAATGGCAATTCTTGATACACGTGAAGGCATACCGTTCCCAGCTTTTTTGGAAATTGTCTTGATGATTTTTTTCTTTGAATTACTTAGAGAAGCAGGGATTCGGTTACCTAAAACGATTGGTTCGGCCGTAAGTATCGTTGGAGCATTAATCATTGGTGAAGCTGCCATTAATGCAAACATCGCGTCACCTGCTGTTGTTATTTTGGTTGCGTTGACCGGTATTGCTTCATTCGCCATCCCGCAATACAGTATTGCTATCGGTATTCGCTTAATGCAAATTCCTTTGATGATATTATCTGCTGTATTAGGTGGCTTTGGAATTATGATTGGCTTCATACTTATCATGCTGCATATAACCAGTTTAAGATCATTAGGACAGCCATATTTTAGTCCATTAACTCCATTAAGACCGAGACAAATATTAGATGTTCTTATTCGTGCACCATTGAAAATATTACAAGGTTCACCACGAAAACGGGATAGACGTAATATATAA
- a CDS encoding PHP domain-containing protein, with the protein MIIDFHSHVKISKKSSFMPDYLREMMGEAKQNGLTALALTEHFNTIRFFDIYTFLDEHYRYIDGYYDVDGVKLFPGVEVDVQEVGHILLIGDRKKVCSIREQLSAHLEEEHFIPFDLLMDLADQYNVLTIGAHPYRDSTPLAQNVSKAQLKRLDALDLNGKDLYAKGVKACQQELLALADEIGLPVVGGSDTHQFLQYGSIVNEFDHDCRNSDELKQAILQKKYRMKISDQLPLKVKSATLVKKYMKKYLQEVDTVSL; encoded by the coding sequence ATGATTATTGATTTTCACAGTCATGTAAAGATTTCAAAAAAATCTAGTTTTATGCCCGACTATCTCCGTGAGATGATGGGCGAGGCGAAACAAAATGGTTTAACAGCTTTAGCACTTACTGAGCATTTTAATACCATTCGGTTCTTTGATATTTATACATTTTTAGATGAGCATTATAGGTATATAGATGGTTATTATGATGTCGATGGGGTGAAGTTATTCCCAGGAGTTGAAGTGGATGTTCAAGAAGTGGGACATATTTTGTTAATTGGTGATCGAAAGAAAGTGTGTTCCATTCGAGAGCAATTATCAGCCCATCTGGAAGAAGAACATTTTATTCCATTTGACCTGTTGATGGATCTTGCTGATCAGTATAACGTATTAACAATTGGTGCACATCCTTATCGTGACAGTACCCCATTAGCGCAAAATGTTTCGAAAGCGCAGTTAAAAAGGTTGGACGCACTTGATTTGAATGGTAAAGATTTATATGCAAAGGGAGTGAAAGCTTGTCAGCAGGAATTGCTTGCATTAGCGGATGAAATCGGCTTACCGGTTGTAGGCGGAAGTGATACGCATCAATTTTTACAATACGGCAGTATCGTTAATGAGTTTGACCATGACTGTCGGAACAGTGATGAGCTAAAACAAGCTATTTTACAGAAGAAGTACCGGATGAAGATTTCGGATCAATTACCACTCAAAGTAAAATCCGCAACATTAGTAAAAAAATATATGAAGAAATATTTGCAGGAAGTTGACACAGTATCACTTTAA
- a CDS encoding Ger(x)C family spore germination protein produces the protein MKRLFTIGILLILTGCWSSKELVEYGFIMGVSFDENENEEIEFYAQIYSPAETIGGTSGSETPFYTNINLEGKSVFETARDIPLHLGRKAQWSHMRVLLIGEDFAKAHNIGDVLEFFYRDHETRLMSYVIITNGKASDYWEMKPFIERTISQELRTILDNSTNFTGKSTKSKLLNVAINLSSKSKTTLIPYIKKATNDSLTPVATGAAVLQEGKMVNYVDPADLETLIMLNDEYKGGIINFPCMNNEIEHLKEALEVYSLETKLSPQLNQESLFINITTKINGSLGELQCSSVTTADELKNLEKHIAESIQADMNNVIRYLQENELDVLGIADKLYQQKPQLWKKHQADWGMLLAGSEVNLEVEVKVDSTGMAGGEKVVEE, from the coding sequence ATGAAAAGATTGTTTACAATTGGAATATTGCTTATTCTGACAGGTTGTTGGAGTAGCAAAGAATTAGTTGAGTACGGTTTCATCATGGGAGTGAGTTTTGATGAAAATGAAAATGAAGAAATAGAATTTTATGCCCAAATATATTCTCCAGCAGAAACCATTGGGGGAACAAGTGGTAGCGAAACTCCCTTTTATACTAACATTAACTTAGAAGGGAAAAGTGTCTTTGAAACTGCTCGTGACATTCCTTTACATTTAGGAAGAAAAGCTCAATGGAGTCATATGCGAGTACTATTAATTGGAGAAGATTTCGCTAAGGCTCATAACATAGGAGATGTTCTTGAATTTTTTTACCGAGATCATGAAACACGTCTCATGTCTTATGTCATCATTACAAACGGAAAAGCGTCTGATTATTGGGAAATGAAACCATTTATTGAACGTACCATCTCACAAGAGCTACGTACCATACTTGATAATTCTACTAATTTTACAGGAAAGTCCACAAAAAGTAAGCTGTTAAATGTAGCTATAAATTTATCCAGTAAATCCAAAACAACATTGATTCCATATATTAAAAAAGCAACCAATGACTCACTAACACCAGTAGCAACCGGCGCGGCTGTTTTGCAAGAAGGTAAAATGGTAAATTATGTAGATCCAGCAGATTTAGAAACTTTAATCATGTTAAACGATGAATACAAGGGAGGTATTATCAACTTTCCTTGTATGAATAATGAAATAGAACATCTAAAAGAAGCACTCGAAGTTTATTCTCTTGAAACCAAATTATCTCCTCAATTAAATCAGGAGTCCTTGTTTATTAATATCACAACTAAAATTAATGGTTCTTTGGGAGAATTGCAATGCTCTTCTGTCACAACAGCAGATGAATTAAAGAATTTGGAAAAACATATCGCCGAAAGTATTCAAGCCGATATGAATAATGTCATTCGCTATTTACAAGAAAATGAGTTAGATGTTTTAGGGATTGCAGACAAACTTTATCAACAAAAACCTCAACTTTGGAAAAAACACCAGGCAGATTGGGGTATGTTGTTAGCTGGTAGTGAAGTTAATCTCGAGGTTGAAGTGAAAGTCGATAGTACAGGTATGGCTGGCGGAGAAAAAGTAGTGGAGGAATAA
- a CDS encoding GerAB/ArcD/ProY family transporter, with amino-acid sequence MKKTEPITTGQMACLFFAFLLGSAIINIPQPLIEAAKNGAWISVILANGCGMGLITCIFYLYHNNPALNFIGHIQQKFGRSLMLLFSIPIVLQLFLMLSYIIMDIGNFFTTSMMKQTPSYMFHFFILLVSALSVRTGFEVMARMFVLLLSYLLFFSIIVIILTIPFFHVEYLLPVLPDGIKPVLHGAYRNLGFPYVEIILFSLLLPFVHKSERKSLQIKMFSVVIIHGLLLILAVACIIMAFGPLAGTLKYSLFQLARLINIREIVTRVESFIGIALVVGSYMKATITLFILKELLGSVFRLENKDIIIFPITLVSLLLSLTLFTNELEFTEAVQVVYPLYTTVIAVIPLLFITVVTLIKDGNNR; translated from the coding sequence ATGAAAAAAACAGAACCAATAACAACAGGGCAAATGGCATGTTTGTTTTTTGCCTTCTTACTAGGTTCCGCTATTATTAATATTCCACAACCTTTAATAGAAGCAGCTAAAAATGGAGCTTGGATATCTGTTATCCTAGCAAATGGATGTGGGATGGGTTTAATAACATGCATTTTTTATTTATATCACAACAATCCTGCTTTGAATTTCATTGGTCATATTCAACAAAAATTCGGAAGATCGTTAATGCTTCTATTTAGCATCCCCATCGTTCTGCAGCTGTTTTTAATGCTATCATATATTATTATGGATATTGGCAATTTCTTCACCACCTCTATGATGAAGCAAACACCTTCTTATATGTTTCACTTTTTCATTTTACTCGTTTCTGCTTTAAGCGTGAGGACAGGTTTTGAAGTTATGGCGAGAATGTTTGTCTTACTTTTATCTTACTTATTATTTTTTTCAATCATTGTGATTATATTAACTATCCCTTTTTTTCATGTAGAGTATCTTTTGCCTGTTTTACCAGATGGGATTAAGCCCGTTTTGCATGGTGCTTACCGTAACTTGGGATTTCCCTATGTTGAAATTATTTTATTTTCATTACTATTACCATTTGTTCATAAAAGTGAGCGAAAATCACTGCAAATAAAGATGTTTAGTGTAGTAATTATACACGGTTTATTACTAATTCTTGCTGTTGCTTGTATTATTATGGCCTTTGGTCCTCTAGCAGGAACATTAAAGTATTCATTATTTCAATTGGCAAGGTTGATCAATATAAGAGAAATCGTTACTAGAGTTGAATCATTTATCGGTATAGCCTTAGTAGTAGGTTCCTATATGAAAGCAACGATCACACTATTTATCCTTAAGGAATTACTTGGCAGTGTGTTTCGATTGGAAAATAAAGACATTATTATCTTCCCAATTACATTAGTTTCTCTTCTTCTATCACTGACATTGTTTACAAATGAGCTTGAGTTTACAGAGGCTGTTCAAGTAGTGTATCCACTTTATACAACAGTTATTGCAGTAATCCCTTTATTGTTTATAACGGTTGTAACACTTATAAAAGATGGTAATAACAGGTAA
- a CDS encoding ABC transporter ATP-binding protein: protein MTSQIEIKNVTFQYPGAEQPVLNTINLSIEKGDFIAILGGNGSGKSTMCKLLNGLIPHYYVGDFSGEVTVNGYKTSDYKVADLSKHVGYVYQDFENQIVSPKVLEDACFAPLHYGHHDYRERGLRALNLVGLEDQQDAFIWQLSGGQKHLLALASVLSLNPDIIIIDEPVAQLDPHHAKDIYDILTELNQVYGKTIIVIEHHTEFVASYAKKVVLMDKGTIHFSLPVAEALNQVETLLAHHIYPPQVTQSARELEVEGRLPITLEEALSLFSDTEPKKVTDIPFVKQKEAIVSFESVNFAYKTIAREKKQVLYEVDCRIHEGDYIALVGNNGAGKSSFMRLMTGLVKATSGEVLVDGENTKEVPPEYLAEKVTYIHQNPEQMFIEDCVEKDVAFFMKSRKIKDYQAKVEALLEQFELTDLADRDSRLLSGGQQRRASLAIGVGMNPEIMLLDEPTANLDIATRKHITILLDSLKKQLKAVVIATHDMQLACEFANRIIVMHEGRIIHDGDRTSVFQNYRLLEKAGLVPPQIFTLTKSLGWLDPAYTVDEFTERYQREEVGNGVYA, encoded by the coding sequence ATGACATCTCAAATAGAAATAAAAAACGTCACCTTTCAATATCCAGGTGCCGAACAACCCGTATTAAATACGATTAATCTATCCATTGAAAAAGGGGATTTTATTGCAATATTAGGTGGCAATGGTAGCGGTAAGTCAACGATGTGTAAATTGTTAAATGGATTGATACCTCATTATTATGTTGGCGATTTTTCCGGTGAAGTGACAGTTAATGGTTATAAAACTTCTGATTATAAAGTGGCGGATTTATCCAAGCATGTAGGGTATGTCTATCAGGACTTTGAGAATCAGATTGTCAGCCCGAAAGTGTTAGAGGATGCGTGTTTTGCCCCTCTGCACTACGGACATCACGACTATCGCGAAAGAGGCCTGCGTGCATTGAATTTAGTTGGGTTGGAAGACCAACAAGACGCATTTATTTGGCAGCTAAGCGGTGGTCAAAAGCATCTATTAGCACTGGCAAGTGTGCTTTCCTTAAATCCGGATATCATTATTATCGATGAACCAGTCGCACAACTGGATCCTCATCATGCGAAAGATATTTATGATATTTTGACTGAATTAAATCAAGTGTATGGCAAGACGATTATCGTTATTGAACATCACACTGAATTTGTGGCCTCCTATGCGAAGAAAGTGGTACTGATGGATAAAGGGACTATCCATTTTTCCTTACCAGTTGCAGAAGCGTTAAATCAGGTGGAAACCTTACTTGCACACCACATCTACCCACCACAGGTGACACAATCAGCACGTGAATTGGAAGTAGAAGGAAGACTGCCAATTACGTTGGAAGAAGCGCTTTCTCTCTTTTCTGATACGGAACCGAAAAAAGTGACAGATATCCCATTTGTTAAGCAAAAGGAAGCCATTGTTTCATTCGAAAGTGTTAACTTTGCTTATAAAACGATCGCAAGAGAAAAGAAACAAGTATTATATGAAGTTGATTGTAGGATTCATGAAGGGGACTATATCGCTTTAGTCGGTAACAATGGTGCCGGTAAATCTTCCTTTATGCGCTTAATGACAGGGCTGGTAAAAGCTACGTCTGGAGAAGTTTTGGTAGATGGAGAAAATACAAAAGAAGTGCCTCCCGAATATTTAGCGGAAAAAGTAACCTATATTCATCAAAATCCTGAGCAAATGTTTATTGAGGATTGCGTCGAGAAAGATGTAGCTTTTTTTATGAAGTCTCGTAAAATCAAAGACTATCAAGCGAAAGTGGAAGCTCTACTAGAACAATTTGAATTAACGGATTTAGCGGATCGAGACAGTCGATTGTTGAGTGGTGGTCAGCAACGGAGAGCATCGCTTGCAATTGGGGTAGGAATGAATCCGGAGATCATGCTGCTAGATGAACCTACCGCTAATTTGGATATCGCTACTAGAAAGCATATTACCATATTGCTAGACAGTTTAAAAAAACAGTTAAAAGCAGTCGTGATTGCTACACATGATATGCAGTTAGCCTGTGAATTTGCTAATCGGATTATTGTCATGCATGAAGGAAGAATCATACATGATGGGGATCGTACCTCTGTATTTCAAAATTATCGATTATTGGAAAAAGCAGGACTTGTTCCACCGCAAATTTTTACCCTTACAAAATCACTAGGATGGTTAGATCCAGCATATACAGTAGATGAATTTACCGAGCGCTATCAAAGAGAGGAAGTAGGTAATGGAGTATACGCGTAA
- a CDS encoding urease accessory protein UreF, which translates to MSTNDSQKLLHLLHMHHSSFLKSQVAHAIGMEMYIRSKQINSKEDLASFCHSYIGSYLLYNDAILIKEIFLKLKKNDWDQVLYFAEIYNARKNVLELKKTSRQAGNRFLDRLLSIETSPILSKWSEEIKDRDSLNHYVIVYSLYAYEKGFDLFATIQTYLYFSLTNLVQHAVRAIPLAPKDAEQVTLEALAEVDQATELAMTLQFKDMQNSAIGLEISAMQHKYLLSKLFIS; encoded by the coding sequence ATGAGTACGAATGATTCGCAAAAGCTATTACATTTATTACATATGCACCATTCATCTTTCTTAAAAAGCCAGGTAGCGCACGCAATTGGAATGGAAATGTATATCCGATCTAAGCAAATTAATTCTAAGGAAGATCTAGCCTCCTTTTGTCACAGTTATATAGGGAGCTATTTGTTATATAATGATGCAATACTGATTAAAGAAATATTTTTAAAGCTAAAGAAAAACGACTGGGATCAAGTCTTGTATTTTGCTGAAATATATAACGCTAGAAAAAATGTGCTGGAATTAAAGAAGACCAGTCGTCAAGCAGGAAATCGTTTCTTGGATCGGCTGCTGTCGATTGAAACATCGCCTATTCTTTCTAAGTGGTCGGAGGAAATAAAGGATAGAGATTCATTAAACCATTATGTTATTGTATATAGTCTTTACGCTTACGAGAAAGGTTTTGATTTGTTTGCAACGATTCAAACCTATTTATATTTTTCCTTAACAAATCTGGTTCAGCATGCGGTAAGAGCTATCCCGTTAGCGCCAAAAGACGCAGAACAAGTCACATTAGAAGCATTAGCAGAAGTGGATCAAGCAACTGAATTGGCAATGACATTACAGTTTAAAGATATGCAGAATAGTGCGATCGGTCTGGAAATATCCGCTATGCAGCATAAATATCTTTTATCTAAATTATTTATATCTTAA
- a CDS encoding cell division protein FtsQ, whose protein sequence is MTTVNKRYTLTQSQKMMVFILSMSLYGLSNMITELVPSVYFGPIEFSIEYFAFIPLTLCILFHPLYAAIGASLGEVIFGEIMLGQFGGFGELEKFIAFSLAMYVAGTFVRDPKNKWQVGTAAMLGVIIHQAISAMVDILKVWVGVEELEAVPGLVESVVVIEGFSFLNDVFFSGILFALLPTLYLVPRLYGKIEPLLGMKPRDRNDRYSLGEIIGPRLIVTGILLAAVAFFFEFLSESGINLVEWEVDFLEMFGDWFIWVSLGVALLVAVITITFMIKKKSKTNDTDQQKEKIPS, encoded by the coding sequence ATGACTACAGTTAACAAACGTTATACATTAACACAGTCACAGAAAATGATGGTATTTATTTTGTCCATGTCATTGTATGGTCTGTCGAATATGATTACGGAATTGGTACCAAGCGTATACTTTGGTCCAATAGAATTTTCGATCGAGTATTTTGCCTTTATTCCTTTAACATTATGTATTTTGTTTCACCCATTGTATGCTGCAATTGGTGCATCCTTAGGGGAAGTGATTTTCGGAGAAATTATGCTCGGGCAATTCGGCGGTTTTGGGGAATTAGAGAAATTTATCGCCTTTTCATTAGCGATGTATGTGGCAGGGACATTTGTTCGCGATCCAAAAAATAAATGGCAAGTTGGAACCGCTGCTATGTTAGGTGTGATCATTCACCAGGCGATTAGTGCAATGGTCGATATTCTAAAAGTTTGGGTCGGTGTGGAAGAGCTGGAAGCTGTACCAGGTTTAGTCGAAAGTGTTGTAGTCATTGAGGGTTTCTCTTTTCTTAATGATGTCTTCTTCTCAGGTATCCTATTTGCTTTGTTACCAACATTATATTTAGTGCCACGATTATACGGGAAAATTGAACCATTATTAGGTATGAAGCCTCGAGACCGTAATGACCGCTACTCATTAGGAGAAATCATTGGACCACGATTAATCGTGACAGGTATTTTATTAGCGGCTGTCGCCTTTTTCTTCGAATTTCTATCAGAATCCGGCATTAATCTGGTCGAATGGGAAGTAGATTTCCTGGAAATGTTCGGTGATTGGTTCATTTGGGTAAGTCTTGGGGTTGCCTTACTGGTGGCTGTAATCACAATTACGTTCATGATCAAGAAAAAATCGAAAACGAATGATACCGATCAACAGAAGGAAAAGATACCATCATGA